The proteins below are encoded in one region of Penicillium psychrofluorescens genome assembly, chromosome: 4:
- a CDS encoding uncharacterized protein (ID:PFLUO_006270-T1.cds;~source:funannotate), translating to MSSYRITDRLPLPNSSLRIPRLGFGVYKSPIHQCISSCHNALDAGYRHIDTAQFYGNEDEVGEALRTYNVERSEVFVTTKILSPAGTPEATYDKLLASVEKIGGPGGYVDLFLIHSSKSGSAGRKQLWQALEKLLEEGKTKSIGVSNFGVQHIEEMRAYAKVWPPHVNQLELHPWCQQRTIDQYCKQHGIVVEAYAPIVRNYKANDPTLVEVSKKYSRTTQQVLIRYALQKGWVPLPKTDTPEHIVSNADVFGFNISEEDMVVLDSLDQGSAGAIVEAVVNE from the exons ATGTCCTCCTACAGAATCACCGAccgcctccccctccccaaCTCCAGCCTGCGCATCCCGCGCCTGGGCTTCGGCGTCTACAAGTCGCCGATCCACCAATGCATTAGCTCGTGCCACAATGCGCTGGACGCGGGCTACCGACACATCGACACGGCGCAGTTCTACGGCAACGAGGACGAAGTTGGCGAAGCTCTACGCACCTACAATGTCGAACGCAGCGAGGTCTTTGTCACCACCAAGATCCTCAGTCCGGCGGGCACGCCCGAGGCGACCTACGATAAACTGCTGGCGAgcgtggagaagatcggaGGCCCCGGCGGATACGTCGATCTCTTTCTGATCCATAGCTCCAAATCTGGATCTGCGGGGCGCAAGCAGCTGTGGCAGGCATTGGAGAAGTTGttggaggaaggaaagacgAAGAGTATTGGAGTCAGCAATTTCGGAGTGCAACATATTGAGGAGATGCGGGCGTATGCCAAAGTCTGGCCGCCACATGTGAATCAGCTCGAG CTCCATCCATGGTGCCAGCAACGAACCATTGATCAATACTGCAAGCAGCACGGGATCGTCGTCGAGGCCTACGCGCCCATCGTGCGCAACTATAAAGCCAACGACCCGACGTTGGTCGAGGTGTCGAAGAAATACAGCCGCACAACACAGCAAGTGCTGATCCGCTACGCGCTGCAGAAGGGCTGGGTGCCACTGCCGAAGACGGACACCCCAGAGCACATCGTCTCGAACGCGGATGTCTTCGGTTTCAAcatcagcgaggaggatATGGTAGTCTTGGATTCGCTCGACCAGGGCAGTGCGGGAGCCATTGTGGAGGCGGTGGTCAACGAGTGA
- a CDS encoding uncharacterized protein (ID:PFLUO_006267-T1.cds;~source:funannotate) — protein MSKWARLVKTTYCDPLGVERTWESAERQTRPADCTIDGVGVVAILNKPTGAELLLQKQYRPPIDQVVIEVPAGLIDAGETPEQCAVRELKEETGYVGEAEQISPVMYNDPGFCTTNLNMVHVRVDMSLPENQDPKPELEDNEFIECFSVPMATLFEEIKRLEKEGYAIDARVGTLAEGIELAKRLKL, from the exons ATGT CAAAATGGGCTCGACTCGTCAAGACCACCTACTGCGATCCTTTAGGCGTAGAGCGGACTTGGGAGTCAGCTGAACGCCAG ACCCGCCCAGCTGATTGTACCATTGACGGCGTCGGAGTCGTGGCAATTCTCAACAAGCCCACTGGCGCCGAGCTCCTCTTGCAGAAACAATACCGGCCCCCCATCGACCAGGTCGTTATTGAAGTTCCCGCCGGTCTGATTGACGCGGGCGAGACGCCTGAGCAATGTGCCGTGCGCGAGCTGAAAGAGGAGACGGGTTATGTTGGTGAGGCGGAGCAGATTAGTCCGGTTATGTACAATG ATCCTGGTTTCTGTACCACGAACTTGAACATGGTCCATGTTCGGGTGGATATGTCGCTGCCCGAGAACCAGGATCCGAAGCCCGAGCTCGAGGATAATGAGTTTATTGAGTGTTTCAGTGTCCCGATGGCTACTTTGTTCGAGGAAATTAAGAggctggagaaggagggcTATGCTATCGACGCGCGGGTAGGTACACTCGCGGAGGGAATCGAGCTGGCGAAGAGGTTGAAGCTGTGA
- a CDS encoding uncharacterized protein (ID:PFLUO_006266-T1.cds;~source:funannotate) — translation MSTFTFPGSQFPIKSTPDLSREDLLSFPAFKVWIATLQRSLARQQHPQHEFHNDPFVLRQIDIQSIDRFGGGRLGFVKLKADVSNSHGESLPGSVFLRGGSVGMLLILQPDDIPTSQEAGKRAILTIQPRIPAGSLAFPEIPAGMLDDSGTFAGGAAREIQEETGLSVKQSELIDMTSLALQGAPEPEDGETLQRAVYPSPGGSDEFIPLFLCQKRMPRAEIEGLQGKLTGLRQHGEKITLKVVSLEDLWKEGLRDGKTLAAWALYTGLKQDGKI, via the exons ATGTCAACCTTCACATTTCCCGGGTCGCAATTCCCGATCAAGAGCACGCCCGATCTGTCGCGAGAGGATCTTCTGTCGTTTCCCGCGTTCAAAGTATGGATCGCGACGCTGCAGCGCTCGCTAGCTCGACAGCAACACCCACAACACGAGTTCCACAATGATCCATTTGTCCTCCGACAGATCGACATCCAGTCGATTGACCGGTTTGGCGGCGGTCGGTTGGGATTTGTGAAGCTCAAGGCGGACGTATCGAATAGCCACGGCGAGTCTCTGCCGGGGAGTGTGTTTCTGCGAGGAGGGAGTGTGGGCATGCTG ctcatcctccaacccGATGATATCCCCACCTCGCAAGAGGCTGGCAAGCGCGCCATTTTGACAATCCAACCTCGCATCCCCGCAGGCTCACTAGCATTCCCTGAGATCCCAGCAGGGATGCTAGACGACAGCGGGACATTTGCCGGCGGTGCAGCGAGAGAAATCCAAGAAGAGACGGGGCTATCTGTCAAGCAGAGCGAACTCATCGATATGACCTCTCTAGCGCTGCAGGGCGCCCCAGAGCCAGAAGATGGCGAGACGCTTCAGCGAGCCGTGTATCCTTCCCCCGGAGGTAGCGATGAGTTTATCCCTTTGTTTCTGTGCCAGAAGCGGATGCCGCGCGCGGAGATTGAGGGGCTGCAGGGGAAGTTGACGGGGCTGAGACAGCACGGCGAGAAGATCACGCTGAAGGTTGTGTCCTTGGAGGATTTGTGGAAGGAGGGTTTGAGAGATGGGAAGACGCTGGCGGCTTGGGCGCTTTACACGGGGTTGAAGCAGGATGGGAAGATCTAG
- a CDS encoding uncharacterized protein (ID:PFLUO_006273-T1.cds;~source:funannotate), translating to MSSDTPKVVPLTCHGHSRPVTHLSFSSTVEDDQYYLISACKDNNPMLRDGITGDWIGTFLGHKGAVWQARLSSDATIAATAAADFSAKVWDTFTGECLHTLQHAHIVRSVAFPIQANPQVLATGGAEKKLRIFDLTRSSTAGSGGSNSNGSSPPPPPAPTTSSSSGTGEDLASFEIGPGVHGGTIKSIIWSQDYNIVTTAAEDRKVRWWDLRSRHPVLEYAVEGPIGSCELNSLAAKPNDPGILTVAAGKSVYLFDGMQPGRLLKKADYGYEVASAAVNSESGRLVTGSASDTWARVYDLHTDEELEIQKGHHGPIWSVSFSPDGKIYGTGSEDGTIKLWKACREPYGLWR from the exons ATGTCTTCCG ATACCCCTAAAGTCGTCCCGCTGACCTGTCATGGACACTCGCGCCCTGTGACGCATctcagcttctcctccaccgtcgaggatgatcagTACTACTTAATCTCGGCGTGCAAAG ATAACAATCCCATGCTCCGGGATGGCATCACTGGCGACTG GATTGGAACGTTTCTCGGCCACAAGGGCGCAGTCTGGCAAGCGCGTCTCTCATCCGACgccaccatcgccgccaccgcagcagccgatTTCTCTGC AAAGGTCTGGGACACTTTTACAGGCGAATGCCTGCACACGCTACAGCACGCTCACATTGTGCGGTCCGTGGCGTTTCCCATCCAAGCCAACCCACAGGTGCTAGCCACAGGCGGCGCCGAAAAGAAGCTACGGATCTTCGACCTCACGCGCAGCAGCACAGCAGGAAGCGGCGGTAGCAACAGTAACGGATCGTCGCCACcccctccaccagcacctaccacatcctcgtcctcgggcACCGGCGAGGATCTAGCCAGCTTTGAGATCGGACCTGGCGTGCACGGCGGCACGATCAAGTCCATCATCTGGAGCCAGGATTACAACATCGTAACAACTGCGGCGGAGGACCGCAAGGTGCGCTGGTGGGACCTGCGCTCGCGCCACCCCGTGCTAGAGTATGCCGTTGAAGGCCCGATTGGGAGCTGCGAACTGAATAGTCTCGCGGCGAAACCTAATGACCCGGGGATCTTGACTGTCGCGGCGGGGAAGAGTGTTTACCTGTTCGATGGCATGCAGCCGGGGCGGTTGCTTAAGAAGGCCGATTACGGGTATGAGGTTGCTAGCGCTGCTGTTAATAGCGAGAGCGGCCGCTTGGTTACTGGCAGCGCGAGCGACACCTGGGCTCGGGTTTATGACCTGCACACAGATGAGGAGCTTG AGATTCAAAAGGGCCACCATGGCCCCATCTGGTCTGTCAGCTTCTCTCCCGACGGCAAGATCTACGGCACAGGCAGCGAAGATGGCACCATCAAACTGTGGAAGGCATGCCGGGAGCCGTACGGCCTGTGGCGGTAG
- a CDS encoding uncharacterized protein (ID:PFLUO_006272-T1.cds;~source:funannotate) produces the protein MTTRLSRGGRRGRERHSASPDRGSTLTKVRVENLHYDITESDLEDLFSQIGPVSNLSLSYDRAGRSQGIAYVTYGRLKDAHTSVREFDGANAKGQPIRLTLVPGRRNAERPKSSLFDRVERPRDSRSLSPGSDNEDRRRRRGGGGRSGRSDVSKPAPDNIDRYVPGGGRSPTRRSGGARRGGRDNRSRNDEGRRAPNGRPRKTQEELDQEMEDYWGGAKEGAGEADKQPAQEQAAPAAAPVAAPAVADDDIDMIE, from the exons ATGACAA ctcgccTGTCCCGTGGTGGTCGCCGTGGCCGTGAACGTCACTCTGCGTCGCCTGATCG CGGATCCACTCTTACCAAAGTTCGCGTGGAAAACCTTCACTACGATATCACCGAGAGCGATCTTGAG GATTTGTTCTCCCAAATCGGACCCGTCTCCAACCTGTCTCTTTCCTACGACCGCGCCGGCCGCTCTCAGGGCATTGCCTATGTCACGTACGGCCGCCTGAAGGATGCACACACTTCCGTCCGCGAGTTTGACGGAGCCAATGCGAAGGGCCAGCCCATCCGCCTGACGCTTGTGCCCGGCCGTCGCAATGCCGAACGCCCAAAATCTAGCCTCTTCGACCGCGTCGAGCGCCCAAGAGATTCACGCAGTCTGAGCCCCGGATCCGACAACGAagatcgtcgtcgtcgccgtggtggtggaggccgCTCCGGCCGCAGCGACGTCTCCAAGCCTGCTCCCGATAACATTGACCGCTACGTCCCGGGGGGTGGCCGCTCTCCTACCCGCCGCTCGGGCGGTGCTCGGCGCGGGGGACGCGACAACCGGTCTCGTAACGATGAGGGCCGGCGCGCGCCAAATGGCCGTCCTCGCAAGACGCAGGAGGAACTCGaccaggagatggaggactACTGGGGTGGTGCCAAGGAGGGCGCCGGTGAGGCTGATAAGCAGCCTGCTCAGGAGCAGGCCGCTCCGGCTGCGGCCCCTGTTGCTGCCCCTGCGGTTGCGGACGACGACATCGATATGATCGAGTAA
- a CDS encoding uncharacterized protein (ID:PFLUO_006274-T1.cds;~source:funannotate), which yields MMFARWPSPMPMPSFPPLGMQPSGSGSWCQPLPPTYDYTITAHASAFINSLAYLPPTPEFPEGLVLAGGQDTIIEARQPSKAADDNADAMLLGHAHNVCALDVSPDSGWIVSGSWDSTARLWKVGKWECDVVLDGHGGSVWAVLAYDKDTVITGCADQNIRIFSTSGTLRKTIKNSSDVVRALCRLPASNPTGAQFASASNDGVIRLFTLDGELVASLHGHESFIYSLASLPSGELVSSGEDRTVRVWQGTQCVQTITHPAISVWGVAVCNETGDIVTGASDRIARVFSRNPERHAAAEVIQQFEQTVKESAIPEQQVGKVNKEQLPGPEFLQQKSGTKEGQVQMIRETDGSVTAHTWSSATQEWIAVGTVVDSVGSSGRKTEYLGQDYDYVFDVDIEDGKPPLKLPYNLSQNPYEAATKFIQDNELPMGYLDQVANFITQNTQGASIGQSSEPVAADPWGSERRYRPGEAETAAPSVPQSRPKVLPQKTYLSIRTANLKVISKKLQELNEKLVSEGSKDIALDPTEMETVVALCGQVESSQRLKDSAAVESGVPLIFKVATSWPAANRLPGLDLLRLLAAATPFAATAEYRGEDLVTGLLSSGILDSPLNVNNAMLTIRTFANLFETTAGRNLAMTRFDQILTAVKSALAGSASAPNRNLTIAATTLYINFAVYLTSEGRELTPESAERGLVLLEELTRIIAVEKDSEAIYRALVAMGTLIQALGGEVRSAAKEVYEVGSILTKVSTSGPGKEPRIKGLVDEIRSAL from the exons ATGAT GTTCGCGCGGTGGCCTTCCCCAATGCCAATGCCGTCTTTTCCGCCTCTCGGGATGCAACCGTCCGGCTCTGGAAGCTGGTGTCAACCCCTCCCCCCCACCTACGATTACACCATCACCGCGCACGCCTCCGCATTCATCAACAGTCTAGCATATCTTCCACCGACCCCAGAGTTCCCCGAAGGGCTTGTTCTTGCTGGTGGCCAGGATACAATCATTGAAGCTCGGCAGCCGAGCAAGGCGGCAGATGACAATGCGGATGcgatgctgctgggccaCGCCCACAACGTCTGTGCACTCGATGTATCCCCGGACAGTGGCTGGATTGTCAGCGGCAGCTGGGACTCTACTGCGAGGCTCTGGAAGGTAGGGAAGTGGGAGTGCGACGTTGTGCTGGATGGTCACGGCGGCAGTGTCTGGGCCGTGTTGGCTTACGACAAGGACACCGTCATAACCG GTTGCGCGGACCAAAACATTCGGATATTCAGCACCTCGGGCACTCTGCGCAAGACTATCAAGAACTCCAGCGACGTTGTCCGAGCTTTATGCCGACTCCCTGCATCGAATCCCACGGGGGCCCAGTTTGCCTCGGCCAGTAACGACGGGGTCATCCGCCTCTTCACATTGGACGGAGAGCTCGTTGCCTCTTTGCATGGCCATGAGAGCTTCATCTACTCGCTCGCCTCGCTCCCCTCGGGAGAGCTCGTCAGTTCGGGAGAGGATCGGACTGTGAGAGTGTGGCAAGGAACGCAATGCGTGCAAACCATCACCCACCCGGCTATCTCGGTGTGGGGTGTTGCGGTCTGCAACGAGACGGGTGATATTGTCACGGGTGCCAGTGACCGCATCGCTCGAGTTTTCAGCAGAAACCCTGAACGTCATGCAGCCGCGGAGGTCATACAACAATTTGAGCAAACCGTAAAAGAATCGGCTATTCCGGAGCAGCAGGTTGGGAAAGTCAACAAAGAGCAACTCCCCGGCCCGGAATTTCTCCAGCAAAAGTCGGGGACGAAGGAGGGCCAGGTGCAAATGATTCGAGAAACGGATGGAAGTGTGACGGCGCACACATGGTCTTCCGCCACACAGGAATGGATTGCCGTCGGTACGGTGGTAGATTCGGTTGGGAGCAGTGGACGCAAAACGGAATACCTCGGACAGGACTATGATTATGTCTTTGATGTGGACATCGAGGATGGAAAGCCACCGCTAAAGCTCCCCTACAACCTCTCCCAGAACCCATACGAGGCGGCCACCAAATTCATCCAGGATAATGAGCTTCCTATGGGCTACCTCGACCAGGTAGCAAACTTCATCACGCAAAATACCCAGGGTGCGAGCATTGGCCAGTCATCTGAGCCCGTAGCGGCAGATCCCTGGGGGTCGGAGCGACGCTATCGTCCTGGAGAAGCAGAGACTGCCGCGCCATCTGTTCCCCAGTCCCGTCCTAAAGTTCTGCCGCAAAAGACATATCTGTCAATTCGGACGGCCAACCTCAAAGTTATCTCCAAGAAGCTCCAGGAGCTAAACGAGAAGCTCGTTTCCGAAGGATCCAAGGACATTGCCTTGGATCCCACGGAGATGGAAACGGTTGTTGCTCTCTGTGGCCAAGTAGAATCCTCCCAGCGCCTGAAAGACTCGGCGGCCGTGGAGTCTGGAGTGCCTTTAATCTTCAAGGTCGCAACCTCGTGGCCGGCAGCGAACCGACTGCCCGgactggatctgctgcgTCTATTGGCAGCCGCAACGCCGTTCGCTGCAACCGCTGAATACCGGGGCGAGGATCTTGTGACGGGCCTTTTATCAAGCGGGATCCTCGACTCGCCTCTGAACGTCAACAACGCGATGCTCACCATCCGCACATTCGCGAATTTGTTTGAAACCACCGCAGGCCGTAACCTCGCCATGACTCGGTTCGACCAGATCCTGACCGCTGTGAAATCCGCCCTGGCTGGGAGCGCGAGCGCTCCGAACCGCAacctcaccatcgccgccacGACGCTATACATCAACTTTGCCGTCTATCTCACCTCGGAGGGCAGGGAACTCACACCTGAATCTGCTGAGCGCGGCCTCGTTCTTCTGGAAGAACTGACCAGGATCATTGCTGTGGAGAAGGATTCCGAGGCCATCTACCGCGCGCTTGTCGCCATGGGCACCCTGATCCAGGCCCTGGGAGGTGAAGTTCGGAGCGCCGCCAAGGAAGTGTACGAAGTCGGCTCGATCCTCACGAAAGTGTCGACATCTGGTCCGGGCAAGGAGCCACGCATCAAGGGCCTCGTGGACGAGATCCGCAGTGCGCTGTAA
- a CDS encoding uncharacterized protein (ID:PFLUO_006271-T1.cds;~source:funannotate), whose amino-acid sequence MLTVEKSWVNVQEKTFTKWLNNKLKARDIAIENLITDLSDGVTLIHLLEILGGESLGRYASKPKLRVQKFENVNKSLDFIKSRKIQMTNIGAEDIVDGNRKIVLGLIWTLILRFTISDINSEGLTAKEGLLLWCQRKTACYEDVEVRDFSSSWNDGLAFCALLDIHRPDLIDYDTLDKKDHRGNMQLAFDIAANEIGIPDLLDVDDVCDVPRPDERSLMTYIAYWFHAFSQLEKVENAGRRVEKFVNNMHGAWEMENSYERRVKELLRVIRTQREGWKNASFEGTYKDVKEQANQFALYKRNEKRQWVAEKSDLAALLGNIKTKLGTYRLRPYEPPRELSLEICDQEWEHLTHDEHKRSQLINETIRDIKNNLRRTFADKANDFALTLKTLSLAISGLDGDVEDQLNHVKKLNDNLPPLDAFLDTIADLDEQCAEANIEENDFTTYTLDELSYELSLVKSSISKKLAFLENQTVARNMTNLTPIQLEEFESVFRHFDRDASNTLHELEFSAALASLGLVYDENEMHEVYLEVCGPSRLSQNAGVSFEQFIRFMVSVTEDQNTAEQVFQSFKEVADGKPYVTELDLRHSLIPDEVIEHLVKTMPQHEGPDLLEDRDLAKFDYISFMEKMIEQNKRNGKQ is encoded by the exons ATGTTGACGGTCGAGAAGTCATGGGTCAACGTACAGGAAAAGACCTTCACCAAATG GCTGAACAACAAGCTGAAGGCACGCGACATAGCCATCGAGAATCTGATCACTGATCTCTCCGATGGA GTCACCCTCATTCACCTGCTCGAGATCCTAGGCGGGGAGTCGCTGGGCCGATATGCCTCCAAGCCGAAACTGCGCGTGCAGAAATTCGAAAATGTCAACAAGAGCCTCGATTTCATCAAGTCGCGCAAGATCCAAATGACCAAcatcggcgccgaggatATAGTCGACGGCAATCGGAAGATCGTGCTGGGGCTGATCTGGACGCTGATTCTACGGTTTACGATCAGCGACATCAACTCCGAGGGCCTGACCGCCAAGGAAGGGCTGCTGCTCTGGTGCCAGAGGAAGACGGCATGCTACGAAGATGTCGAGGTGCGGGACTTCTCGTCCAGCTGGAATGACGGATTGGCATTCTGTGCCCTGCTTGATATCCACCGTCCGGACCTGATCGACTATGATACCCTGGACAAAAAGGACCACCGCGGTAACATGCAGCTGGCGTTTGACATTGCGGCCAACGAGATCGGTATCCCGGACCTGTTGGATGTGGACGATGTATGCGACGTGCCTCGGCCTGATGAACGCTCGCTCATGACATATATTGCCTACTGGTTCCATGCATTTTCGCAGTTGGAGAAAGTGGAAAATGCCGGGCGGCGGGTGGAGAAGTTTGTCAACAATATGCACGGAGCGTGGGAGATGGAAAACTCGTACGAGCGCCGGGTGAAGGAGTTGCTGCGGGTGATTCGCACCCAGCGCGAGGGGTGGAAGAATGCTTCATTTGAAGGCACCTAcaaggatgtcaaggagCAGGCCAACCAGTTCGCGCTGTACAAGCGGAACGAGAAACGTCAGTGGGTTGCCGAAAAGTCAGACCTGGCCGCTTTGCTGGGCAATATCAAGACCAAGCTGGGGACCTATCGCCTGCGTCCCTACGAACCGCCGCGCGAGCTGAGTCTGGAGATCTGCGACCAGGAGTGGGAGCATCTGACCCACGATGAGCATAAACGCAGCCAGCTGATCAACGAGACCATCCGCGATATCAAGAACAATCTGCGCCGCACCTTCGCTGATAAAGCCAACGACTTTGCGCTCACACTAAAGACCTTGTCGCTAGCCATTTCCGGGCTGGATGGCGATGTCGAAGACCAGCTAAACCATGTCAAGAAACTGAATGACAACTTGCCCCCCCTCGACGCGTTCCTCGACACGATCGCTGACCTGGATGAGCAATGCGCAGAGGCGAATATTGAGGAGAACGATTTCACCACCTACACGCTGGACGAGCTGTCGTACGAGTTGAGCCTCGTCAAGTCGAGCATTTCCAAGAAGCTTGCATTCCTAGAGAACCAAACGGTTGCCCGAAACATGACCAATCTGACTCCCATTCAACTGGAGGAGTTCGAATCAGTCTTCCGCCACTTTGACCGAGATGCCTCAAACACCTTGCACGAGCTTGAGTTCTCCGCCGCGCTAGCCAGTCTGGGTTTGGTTTATGATGAAAATGAGATGCACGAGGTGTACCTGGAGGTCTGTGGGCCGAGTCGGCTGTCACAAAATGCAGGAGTCAGCTTTGAGCAGTTCATTCGGTTTATGGTCAGCGTGACTGAGGACCAAAACACGGCGGAGCAAGTATTCCAGAGTTTCAAGGAAGTGGCTGATGGCAAG CCCTACGTGACTGAGCTTGACCTGCGTCACTCGCTCATCCCCGACGAAGTGATTGAGCACTTGGTGAAGACCATGCCTCAGCATGAAGGCCCTGATCTCCTTGAGGATCGGGATTTGGCCAAGTTTGACTACATCAGTTTTATGGAAAAGATGATAGAGCAGAACAAGAGGAACGGAAAACAGTGA
- a CDS encoding uncharacterized protein (ID:PFLUO_006269-T1.cds;~source:funannotate): MSDSFPTLEALHFPSAQQSISQTLSSLRRSALTVSNRLQSIETDAAFVQEVADHYALPLVANERCGSWYIPPAAKSGSAYFKSTDGHAVMPDALSKTVPIWCAVLNRALFPSETAYHPVQLPPNYLGVSEESQIESRIDGFVDSLTDLKLDLNHLRQQLGKPIRVAWANRAYFYPTDLQKGNAYHLLVLCSASKRVHGAEMSEGGYIQGAGDDSEGWAHGLTPPVFWGNQATLKRTAEEDLPDLIADLVAEHQRQNAAVDATLIVPTYNLYISANDIDIDIEGSRRYDLVIDCNGIPAAVEGNPKRLNLGCASAKLGSRDLRKYLDKVRDFVSSQLGPDPTRSLLVTCDTGKDLAAGALLAILCLFYDDEGHFDASPKTRSIGKQFIRQRLAWIVSSKHDVNPSRSTLQSVNAFLMQPPDY; encoded by the exons ATGTCGGACTCATTCCCGACACTAGAGGCGCTACATTTCCCGTCCGCCCAGCAATCCATCTCGCAGACCCTCTCCTCCCTGCGCCGCTCGGCGCTAACCGTCTCCAACCGGCTACAGTCCATCGAGACGGACGCGGCGTTCGTGCAGGAAGTCGCAGACCACTACGCTTTGCCGCTGGTTGCCAATGAGCGCTGCGGCAGCTGGTATATTCCGCCGGCGGCCAAGTCCGGGAGTGCTTATTTCAAGAGCACGGATGGCCACGCCG TCATGCCGGATGCCCTGTCGAAAACGGTCCCCATTTGGTGCGCCGTGCTCAATCGAGCTCTGTTCCCATCCGAGACAGCGTATCACCCCGTGCAATTGCCGCCGAATTACCTCGGAGTTTCCGAGGAGTCGCAGATTGAGAGTCGGATTGATGGATTTGTAGATTCTCTCACG GACCTCAAACTCgacctcaaccacctccgccAACAGCTCGGCAAGCCGATCCGGGTTGCCTGGGCAAATCGAGCATATTTCTACCCCACAGATCTCCAAAAAGGCAATGCCTATCATCTTCTAGTCCTCTGCTCCGCCTCCAAGCGCGTGCACGGCGCAGAGATGTCCGAGGGCGGGTATATTCAAGGTGCCGGTGATGACAGCGAGGGATGGGCGCATGGATTGACACCGCCCGTTTTCTGGGGAAACCAGGCGACCCTGAAACGAACCGCAGAGGAGGACCTGCCCGATCTGATTGCGGATCTGGTGGCTGAACATCAACGACAGAATGCCGCTGTCGATGCGACACTCATTGTCCCGACCTACAACCTCTACATCAGTGCGAatgatattgatattgatatcGAAGGAAGTCGTCGGTACGATCTGGTGATTGATTGTAATGGCATTCCCGCAGCCGTCGAGGGGAATCCCAAACGTCTGAATCTGGGCTGTGCGTCGGCGAAGCTGGGGAGTCGCGATCTGCGCAAGTACCTGGATAAAGTCCGGGATTTTGTGAGCTCGCAGCTGGGGCCTGATCCGACACGCTCGTTGCTGGTGACTTGTGATACGGGCAAGGATCTGGCGGCGGGTGCGCTGCTGGCCATCCTCTGTCTGTTctatgatgatgaag GACATTTCGATGCGTCTCCCAAGACACGCAGTATAGGCAAACAGTTCATCCGACAGCGTCTCGCGTGGATTGTGTCATCGAAGCATGACGTGAATCCGTCTCGGTCGACGCTGCAATCGGTGAACGCCTTTTTGATGCAGCCGCCAGATTATTGA
- a CDS encoding uncharacterized protein (ID:PFLUO_006268-T1.cds;~source:funannotate), with product MPKITEIFLDCDNTLVLSEELAFEACADLANEILEKHNIADRYTGEQLIKDFVGQNFRGMMISLQSKYHFEMAKDELEHYVTQEEDQVIAKLEARAQPCVGATEVLEKLYASKAYGLAVVSSSALRRVRASIKKVHQDQFFDEDKVFSAASSLPKPTSKPDPAIYLHALEYVKKTAAETVAVEDSKSGALSAIRAGIPVIGYVGSYKGEEMQKEMASRLTDLGVKTIMTHWSQFEKCMADVENSPTSPSRQTSL from the exons ATGCCTAAG ATCACGGAAATCTTCCTCGACTGCGACAACACCCTCGTGTTGTCGGAGGAGCTGGCCTTCGAGGCCTgcgccgacctggccaaCGAGATCCTCGAGAAGCACAACATCGCCGATCGCTACACGGGCGAGCAGCTGATCAAGGACTTTGTCGGCCAAAACTTCCGCGGCATGATGATCTCGTTGCAGTCCAAGTACCACTTTGAAATGGCcaaggacgagctggagcacTACGTCACCCAGGAAGAGGACCAGGTCAtcgccaagctggaggccCGGGCCCAACCCTGCGTCGGCGCCACCGAGGTTCTCGAGAAACTATATGCCAGCAAGGCGTACGGCCTCGCCGTGGTGTCGTCGTCTGCGTTGCGTCGCGTTCGCGCCTCCATCAAGAAGGTCCACCAGGACCAGTTCTTTGACGAGGACAAAGTCTTCAGCGCGGCGAGCTCGCTCCCCAAGCCGACTTCCAAGCCCGACCCGGCTATCTACCTGCACGCCCTTGAGTACGTCAAGAAGACCGCTGCCGAGACTGTTGCCGTCGAGGACAGCAAGTCCGGCGCCTTGTCGGCTATCCGCGCCGGCATTCCCGTCATCGGGTATGTGGGCAGCTACAAGGGCGAAGAAAtgcagaaggagatggccagCCGCCTGACCGACCTGGGAGTTAAGACCATCATGACGCACTGGTCCCAGTTTGAGAAGTGCATGGCCGATGTCGAGAATTCCCCGACCAGCCCCAGCCGGCAAACTTCTCTCTAA